In Actinoplanes sp. NBC_00393, a single genomic region encodes these proteins:
- a CDS encoding nitrilase-related carbon-nitrogen hydrolase has product MSGVLRVAAAQIEAGQDVPANLAACLRVIDAAAAQRAQLVVLPEFCNHLSWYASREQAHELATRPGDAFLSAISARARRHGIWIKINVTHAYADARTGGTNLLFDPAGVVVAQCDKQTLMGAENDFLQPAPTVGPVIETPLGRLGMYACMEGVVNEVARGLALRGAQVLLNSLNSFALDESDLHIPVRAAENKVWVVAANKVGPLLPRDSLPAIAEGLGVPPEWLHGAGESQIVAPDGTVVAKAPRTGEAVIVADIDPSLADDKRRPDGTDIFATRRPALYGPIAAPPVGRQRPPGAPTLPVAVVRSLSAVRDAALAGVQLLVLPPHAAAAAPTAAAPTAAAPTAAAPTAAAATSGHISEISEMLVGTEAHAVIAADDESFVISAAGIVARQPRLHGGPGKEIIPVDLDWGRLAVIAGDDALYPETFRLAALLDADVVAVPYQAQEPWELALGLPERAAENRLNLVVSTPLDQPAAIFAMTPDFTLWTKWEGPFTGRISTPVRFDVPAGDPVGTASVAPAQAANRLVSRNTDLVDGRPWRLADALIR; this is encoded by the coding sequence ATGTCCGGTGTTCTACGCGTCGCCGCCGCCCAGATCGAAGCCGGTCAGGACGTGCCCGCCAACCTCGCCGCCTGCCTGCGCGTCATCGACGCAGCCGCCGCACAGCGGGCCCAGCTCGTGGTGCTCCCCGAGTTCTGCAACCATCTGTCGTGGTATGCGTCGCGCGAGCAGGCCCACGAGCTGGCCACCCGCCCCGGCGACGCCTTCCTGAGCGCAATCTCGGCACGAGCGCGCCGGCACGGCATCTGGATCAAGATCAACGTCACTCATGCGTACGCGGACGCGCGCACCGGCGGCACGAACCTGCTCTTCGACCCCGCCGGCGTCGTCGTCGCGCAGTGCGACAAGCAGACCCTGATGGGCGCGGAGAACGACTTCCTGCAGCCGGCGCCAACCGTCGGCCCGGTCATCGAGACGCCGCTCGGACGGCTCGGGATGTACGCGTGCATGGAAGGCGTGGTCAACGAGGTGGCCCGCGGGCTGGCGCTGCGCGGGGCCCAGGTGCTGCTGAACAGCCTGAACAGCTTCGCCCTGGACGAGTCGGACCTGCACATCCCGGTCCGGGCCGCGGAGAACAAGGTGTGGGTGGTGGCCGCCAACAAGGTCGGGCCGCTGCTGCCGCGCGACTCGCTGCCGGCGATCGCGGAGGGTCTGGGCGTGCCGCCGGAGTGGCTGCACGGCGCCGGCGAGAGCCAGATCGTCGCGCCGGACGGCACCGTGGTGGCGAAGGCGCCGCGCACCGGCGAGGCCGTGATCGTCGCCGACATCGACCCCTCGCTCGCCGACGACAAGCGGCGCCCGGACGGGACGGACATCTTCGCCACCCGCCGGCCGGCGCTCTACGGGCCGATCGCCGCGCCGCCGGTCGGGCGGCAGCGGCCACCCGGAGCACCGACGCTGCCGGTCGCTGTGGTCCGCTCACTGTCCGCCGTCCGGGACGCCGCACTGGCCGGCGTGCAGTTGCTGGTGCTGCCGCCCCACGCCGCCGCCGCGGCGCCCACCGCCGCCGCGCCCACCGCCGCCGCGCCCACCGCCGCCGCGCCCACCGCCGCCGCGGCCACCAGCGGGCACATTTCCGAAATTTCGGAAATGTTGGTCGGCACCGAAGCTCATGCCGTCATCGCGGCCGATGACGAGAGCTTCGTGATCAGCGCGGCCGGGATCGTCGCGCGGCAGCCGCGGTTGCACGGCGGGCCGGGCAAGGAGATCATCCCGGTCGATCTGGATTGGGGCCGCCTTGCGGTGATCGCCGGGGACGACGCGCTCTACCCCGAGACCTTCCGGCTCGCCGCGCTGCTCGACGCCGACGTGGTGGCGGTGCCCTACCAGGCGCAGGAGCCCTGGGAGCTGGCGCTGGGCCTGCCCGAGCGGGCCGCCGAGAACCGGCTCAACCTGGTGGTCAGCACGCCGCTGGACCAGCCCGCGGCGATCTTCGCGATGACCCCGGACTTCACCCTCTGGACCAAGTGGGAGGGCCCGTTCACCGGGCGCATCTCCACACCGGTCCGGTTCGACGTGCCGGCCGGTGATCCGGTGGGCACGGCGAGCGTCGCTCCCGCCCAGGCCGCGAACCGCCTGGTGTCGCGCAACACCGATCTCGTCGACGGCCGTCCCTGGCGGCTGGCCGACGCCCTTATCAGATAA
- a CDS encoding oxidoreductase, whose protein sequence is MAETIQHVEDMVDGSPVVDVHDTFNYYRQLLADLKAKIDARFETSRDPSTLDLQTYGTYPDGPGGSLEAYAGPEVDWLVHSWIGNPGASFANLHLTCWLGPQVKVPHLGIALLVWPGGWFYLDSVPRTNMVEDAGYFDKYYAELDEEWLELRADPQFEYFVSRAGFIRASLSPTAYCYSFERSQRNLEIVSARAHAHVDRWLRWVDEADAVPQEEQAALAATDETIRRNIAERDPANVMGVRFFGEETTNKLVRALWGGDRELPRPGTGS, encoded by the coding sequence GTGGCCGAGACGATCCAGCACGTGGAGGACATGGTCGACGGTTCGCCGGTCGTCGACGTGCACGACACGTTCAACTATTACCGGCAGCTGCTCGCCGATCTGAAGGCGAAGATCGACGCCCGGTTCGAGACCTCCCGTGATCCCTCCACGCTGGACCTGCAGACCTACGGCACCTATCCGGACGGGCCGGGCGGCTCGCTGGAGGCGTACGCCGGACCGGAGGTCGACTGGCTGGTCCACTCCTGGATCGGCAACCCCGGCGCCAGCTTCGCCAACCTGCACCTGACCTGTTGGCTCGGCCCGCAGGTGAAGGTGCCGCACCTGGGCATCGCGCTGCTGGTCTGGCCGGGCGGCTGGTTCTACCTGGACTCGGTGCCGCGGACGAACATGGTCGAGGACGCCGGCTACTTCGACAAGTACTACGCCGAACTGGACGAGGAGTGGCTGGAGCTGCGGGCCGATCCGCAGTTCGAGTATTTCGTGAGCCGGGCCGGGTTCATCCGGGCCAGCCTGTCGCCGACGGCGTACTGCTACTCGTTCGAGCGGTCGCAGCGGAACCTGGAGATCGTGTCGGCGCGGGCGCACGCGCACGTGGACCGGTGGCTGCGCTGGGTGGACGAGGCCGACGCCGTTCCGCAGGAGGAGCAGGCCGCGCTGGCCGCCACCGACGAGACGATCCGCCGGAACATCGCCGAACGGGACCCGGCGAATGTGATGGGCGTCCGCTTCTTCGGCGAGGAGACGACGAACAAGCTGGTCCGGGCGCTGTGGGGCGGCGACCGGGAACTGCCGCGGCCGGGGACCGGGTCATGA
- a CDS encoding RNA polymerase sigma-70 factor, producing MSSPFEEYRNLLFSVAYRILGTAVDAEDAVQDTWVKWSAADRSQVAEPKAYLVRIVTNVAMDRLRSARARRETYVGPWLPEPILTSSDAADDVAVAESVSAGLLMLLESLSPLERAVFVLREAFGFGYAEIAAAVERSEETVRQAAHRARGHVQDRRPRFAATPARHRQVTERFFAAAGGGDINTLMELLAPDVALWTDGGGRVRQALRPVIGAERVAAWLAGVGSRAYEGVEPADMRVEIAELNGAAGLVFHAADRVLATMTVELGPDGRIVAIHNVANPEKLGAVTTGTVHTLPTPG from the coding sequence ATGAGCAGCCCCTTCGAGGAATACCGCAACCTGCTGTTCTCGGTGGCCTACCGGATCCTCGGCACGGCCGTGGACGCGGAGGACGCGGTGCAGGACACCTGGGTCAAGTGGTCGGCGGCGGACCGCTCCCAGGTGGCCGAGCCGAAGGCGTACCTGGTGCGGATCGTGACCAACGTGGCGATGGACCGGCTGCGGTCGGCCCGGGCGCGCCGCGAGACGTACGTCGGGCCGTGGCTGCCCGAACCCATCCTGACCAGCAGCGACGCCGCCGACGACGTGGCCGTGGCCGAGTCGGTGTCGGCCGGGCTGCTGATGCTGCTGGAGAGCCTCAGCCCGCTCGAGCGTGCGGTGTTCGTGCTGCGGGAGGCGTTCGGCTTCGGCTACGCGGAGATCGCGGCGGCCGTGGAGCGCTCCGAGGAGACCGTGCGGCAGGCGGCGCACCGGGCGCGCGGGCACGTGCAGGACCGGCGGCCCCGGTTCGCCGCCACGCCGGCGCGGCACCGGCAGGTCACCGAGCGGTTCTTCGCCGCCGCCGGGGGCGGCGACATCAACACCCTGATGGAACTGCTCGCTCCGGATGTCGCGCTCTGGACCGACGGCGGCGGACGGGTACGCCAGGCGCTGCGCCCGGTGATCGGCGCGGAACGGGTGGCGGCTTGGCTGGCCGGGGTGGGCAGCCGGGCGTACGAGGGGGTCGAGCCGGCCGACATGCGCGTCGAGATCGCCGAGCTGAACGGCGCGGCCGGCCTGGTCTTCCACGCGGCGGACCGGGTGCTGGCCACGATGACCGTCGAACTCGGCCCGGACGGCCGGATCGTCGCGATCCACAACGTCGCCAACCCGGAGAAGCTGGGCGCGGTCACCACCGGAACCGTGCACACCCTCCCGACCCCCGGCTGA
- a CDS encoding isocitrate lyase/PEP mutase family protein, with amino-acid sequence MTATALRALLASDQVTHVPGVYDPVTAALAVRAGHRAVHLSGAAVSAIALGRPDLGYVHGTQIADRASTLVPALGGVPLLADADTGYGNPLHAVWTGLAYARAGISGLHLEDQVNPKRCGHLAGKELIDAELAAAKVSALADHVPHLALIARTDAYAGHGLTETIARCRAYAEAGADAVFPEGVDSLDELAELHKELPGVPIVINRSEAGGSRPVLSDADLAAVGVRLVLHPVSALLAAMRAASLAYRAIAEEGSAEPVDRMPWAAFTALVGQEEALDLDARYVPGRLQT; translated from the coding sequence ATGACCGCCACCGCATTGCGAGCATTGCTCGCCTCCGACCAAGTCACGCACGTGCCGGGCGTCTACGACCCGGTGACCGCCGCGCTCGCGGTGCGGGCCGGCCACCGGGCGGTGCACCTGTCCGGCGCGGCCGTCTCGGCGATCGCGCTGGGCCGCCCCGACCTCGGTTACGTGCACGGCACACAGATCGCCGACCGGGCGTCCACCCTGGTCCCGGCGCTGGGCGGGGTGCCGCTGCTGGCCGACGCGGACACCGGGTATGGCAATCCGCTGCACGCGGTCTGGACCGGTCTGGCGTACGCCCGGGCCGGCATCTCCGGGCTGCACCTGGAGGACCAGGTCAACCCGAAGCGCTGCGGGCACCTGGCGGGCAAGGAGCTGATCGACGCCGAACTGGCGGCCGCCAAGGTCTCCGCACTGGCCGACCATGTGCCGCATCTCGCGCTGATCGCGCGGACCGACGCGTACGCCGGACACGGTCTGACCGAGACGATCGCGCGCTGCCGGGCGTACGCGGAGGCCGGCGCGGACGCGGTCTTCCCCGAGGGTGTCGACTCCCTCGACGAGCTGGCCGAGCTACACAAGGAGCTGCCCGGCGTACCGATCGTGATCAACCGCTCGGAGGCCGGCGGCAGCCGTCCCGTGCTCTCCGACGCCGACCTGGCCGCGGTCGGCGTACGTCTCGTCCTGCATCCGGTCTCGGCGCTGCTCGCCGCCATGCGTGCCGCGTCGCTGGCCTACCGGGCGATCGCCGAGGAGGGCTCGGCGGAGCCGGTCGACCGGATGCCGTGGGCGGCGTTCACCGCGCTGGTCGGCCAGGAGGAGGCGCTCGACCTCGACGCCCGCTACGTACCGGGGAGATTGCAGACGTGA
- a CDS encoding aldehyde dehydrogenase family protein, protein MSSPGIAGEHGVNDLVAGAWAPCLTPVGLDLEDPATGEVTGPALGSSPERVGDALAAADALGAWDAPAAVRADILDGVAAAVGEAVAEIVRLEAAATGVPIRQTTPLGMILSGAFALAAAQLRSGLLTSTATREDGREVLVERLPWGPAACLVPWNAPAPMAAHKVANALAAGCPTILKPSEYAPYGTERLAVAIDTALRAAGAPPALFQLLHGGAEVGAQIVADPRIRAVSFTGGLAGGRAVAAACAYDIKPVQLELGGNNALIVLPDADEAIAARAAADLLTTLNGQWCRALGRLIVPAGREEAITRAVLDRVEGLRTGDPAEETTDYGPLIHSGHRAAVVKARDQLGGAVHEATLTGPGNTLAPALVVGADPAGTTDEIFGPVAAVHGYTSVDEAVALANGTRYGLEGYVIGADEQAALAVAKRVRAGEVKVNGSSIMSLHLFTPRPAWGLSGYSEEGTAETLLFFTNPRVVGVEGGFALHTPS, encoded by the coding sequence GTGAGTTCGCCCGGCATCGCGGGCGAGCATGGCGTCAACGATCTCGTCGCCGGCGCCTGGGCCCCCTGCCTCACCCCGGTCGGCCTCGACCTGGAGGACCCGGCCACCGGCGAGGTCACCGGCCCGGCGCTCGGCTCCTCCCCCGAGCGGGTCGGGGACGCCCTCGCCGCGGCCGACGCGCTCGGCGCCTGGGATGCCCCGGCCGCCGTCCGGGCGGACATCCTGGACGGAGTGGCCGCCGCCGTCGGCGAGGCGGTCGCCGAGATCGTCCGGCTGGAGGCGGCCGCCACCGGCGTGCCGATCCGGCAGACCACGCCGCTCGGCATGATCCTGTCCGGCGCGTTCGCGCTGGCCGCCGCCCAGCTCCGCTCCGGCCTGCTGACCTCGACGGCCACCCGTGAGGACGGCCGCGAGGTTCTGGTCGAGCGACTCCCCTGGGGCCCGGCGGCCTGCCTGGTCCCGTGGAACGCCCCGGCCCCGATGGCCGCCCACAAGGTCGCCAACGCTCTCGCCGCGGGCTGCCCCACGATCCTCAAGCCCAGCGAGTACGCCCCCTACGGCACCGAACGTCTGGCCGTGGCGATCGACACCGCCCTGCGCGCGGCCGGCGCCCCGCCCGCGCTGTTCCAGCTGCTGCACGGTGGCGCCGAGGTGGGCGCCCAGATTGTCGCCGACCCGCGGATCCGGGCGGTGAGCTTCACCGGCGGCCTGGCCGGTGGGCGGGCCGTCGCGGCCGCCTGCGCCTACGACATCAAGCCGGTCCAGCTGGAGCTGGGCGGCAACAACGCGCTGATCGTCCTGCCGGACGCCGACGAGGCGATCGCCGCCCGCGCCGCCGCCGACCTGCTCACCACGCTGAACGGTCAGTGGTGCCGGGCGCTGGGCCGACTGATCGTGCCGGCCGGGCGGGAGGAGGCGATCACCAGGGCGGTGCTGGACCGCGTCGAAGGGCTGCGCACCGGCGACCCGGCCGAGGAGACCACCGACTACGGCCCGCTGATCCACTCCGGACACCGGGCGGCCGTGGTGAAGGCCCGCGACCAGCTCGGCGGGGCGGTGCACGAGGCCACCCTGACCGGGCCCGGCAACACGCTGGCACCGGCGCTGGTCGTCGGCGCCGACCCGGCCGGCACCACCGACGAGATCTTCGGGCCGGTCGCCGCCGTGCACGGTTACACCAGCGTCGACGAGGCGGTGGCACTCGCCAACGGCACCCGTTACGGGCTCGAGGGCTACGTGATCGGCGCCGACGAGCAGGCCGCGCTCGCCGTCGCGAAACGGGTCCGGGCCGGCGAGGTCAAGGTCAACGGCTCGTCGATCATGAGCCTGCACCTGTTCACGCCGCGCCCGGCCTGGGGCCTCTCCGGATACTCCGAGGAGGGCACCGCGGAGACATTGTTGTTCTTCACCAACCCGCGCGTCGTAGGCGTCGAGGGCGGGTTCGCGCTACACACTCCCTCATGA
- a CDS encoding aldehyde dehydrogenase family protein encodes MNTPSAGSQGCSRAPGTALSTSRENPARFAEIVGTVPETAPEAVDEVVRWADAEQRAWAARPLPERLAALTCAADAMENAIGELGTLLARESGKVVGDCRGEIGFAVRFLRWVVSHAPAAYAESVQDDDLGRLVVQRKPYGVVAAITPWNAPIILTLLKVGPALAAGNAVVVKPSPLAPLTVDRVLGLFDAPVRVVHGGPATGAALVGHELVRKVAFTGGAAGGRAVAALAGDRLTPTVLELGGNDPAVFLDDAPFGDDAMDRLVMASFATSGQVCMAAKRLYVPRGRLSDFVDAYLAAAGRVLVTGDPLQPGVTMGPVISAAAQRAAAHLRRGAGHDLGHFDADPATGYFVRPALVVDPDPADPLVVQEQFAPVVPVLGYDDEESVLAAANAGELGLGASVWSADEERAFVFARRFEAGFTFVNTHNRTGMSLRAPFGGVKRSGWGREYAGEGLAEYAQTCVIHAPAAFRPGAASTGSPSAYPTG; translated from the coding sequence ATGAACACCCCCTCGGCTGGTTCTCAAGGCTGTTCCCGGGCCCCCGGAACAGCCCTGTCGACCAGCCGGGAAAATCCTGCGCGGTTCGCGGAGATCGTGGGCACCGTGCCGGAGACAGCGCCGGAGGCGGTCGACGAGGTCGTGCGGTGGGCGGACGCCGAGCAACGGGCCTGGGCGGCCCGGCCGCTGCCGGAACGGCTCGCCGCGCTGACATGCGCGGCGGACGCCATGGAGAACGCGATCGGCGAGCTGGGCACGCTGCTGGCGCGCGAGTCCGGCAAGGTGGTGGGTGACTGCCGCGGCGAAATCGGCTTCGCGGTCCGCTTCCTGCGGTGGGTGGTTTCGCATGCACCCGCGGCGTACGCCGAAAGCGTGCAGGACGACGACCTGGGCAGACTGGTCGTGCAGCGGAAACCGTACGGGGTGGTCGCCGCGATCACGCCGTGGAACGCGCCGATCATCCTGACCCTGCTCAAGGTCGGCCCCGCCCTGGCCGCCGGCAACGCCGTCGTGGTGAAGCCGTCGCCGCTCGCCCCGCTCACCGTGGACCGGGTGCTCGGCCTGTTCGACGCGCCGGTCCGGGTGGTGCACGGCGGTCCGGCGACCGGGGCCGCGCTGGTCGGTCACGAGCTGGTGCGGAAGGTGGCGTTCACCGGCGGCGCCGCGGGTGGGCGGGCGGTCGCGGCGCTCGCCGGTGACCGGCTCACCCCGACGGTGCTGGAGCTCGGCGGCAACGATCCGGCGGTGTTCCTCGACGACGCCCCGTTCGGCGACGACGCCATGGACCGTCTCGTCATGGCGAGCTTCGCGACCAGCGGGCAGGTGTGCATGGCGGCGAAACGGCTCTATGTCCCGCGTGGGCGGTTGTCGGACTTCGTCGACGCGTACCTCGCTGCCGCAGGCCGGGTCCTGGTCACCGGTGACCCTCTTCAGCCGGGGGTGACCATGGGCCCGGTGATCTCCGCGGCCGCGCAGCGAGCCGCTGCCCATCTCCGCCGCGGTGCCGGGCACGACCTGGGCCACTTCGACGCGGACCCGGCGACCGGCTACTTCGTCCGCCCCGCCCTGGTCGTCGACCCCGACCCGGCCGACCCGCTGGTCGTGCAGGAGCAGTTCGCGCCGGTGGTGCCGGTCCTCGGCTACGACGACGAGGAGTCGGTGCTGGCCGCGGCGAACGCCGGCGAACTCGGCCTGGGCGCCTCGGTGTGGAGCGCCGACGAGGAGCGGGCGTTCGTGTTCGCCCGGCGGTTCGAGGCCGGCTTCACCTTCGTCAACACGCACAACCGGACCGGCATGAGTCTGCGCGCCCCGTTCGGCGGGGTGAAACGCTCCGGCTGGGGCCGCGAGTACGCCGGTGAGGGCCTCGCCGAGTACGCCCAGACCTGCGTGATCCACGCCCCGGCCGCGTTCCGCCCGGGCGCGGCGTCGACCGGCAGTCCGTCGGCGTATCCCACCGGGTGA
- a CDS encoding alpha/beta hydrolase family protein, with translation MSVRSVWWAATIPGAAAPFDTAHLRVFYPARPTGSDQERLSGVFPADPSLAPYPVAVIVSGVNVGQEAYRWLAVELASRGFVAVTYDWVGELFGGLRGITPGVELAAARPDAYGTRATTPSVPAVLDALATMTGPVEGLLDLDRVGLIGHSAGGTVILQSARFFPSVKAVAAYGTHTMVATMLGWPAGTVLPAQVDCPVLLMNGENDGVINGSADRYGEDAATRRDPISRTFDEALPNRGGENVQVTFSGANHFGIVHPVDDTAARAFLDLEATTDPAATRAALAEVTAAFLDTHLRGATGDALDKALQHPDIAGIRRR, from the coding sequence ATGAGCGTCCGGTCGGTGTGGTGGGCCGCGACGATTCCCGGGGCCGCGGCGCCGTTCGACACCGCCCATCTACGGGTTTTCTACCCCGCTCGCCCCACCGGTTCGGATCAGGAACGGCTCTCCGGGGTCTTCCCCGCCGACCCGTCGCTCGCTCCCTACCCGGTGGCCGTGATCGTGTCCGGCGTCAACGTCGGTCAGGAGGCGTATCGGTGGCTGGCTGTGGAGCTGGCGTCCCGTGGCTTCGTCGCCGTCACGTACGACTGGGTGGGTGAGCTGTTCGGGGGGCTGCGGGGGATCACGCCCGGCGTCGAGCTGGCGGCCGCCCGGCCGGATGCCTACGGCACGCGGGCGACCACGCCGTCGGTGCCGGCGGTCCTGGACGCGCTGGCGACCATGACGGGGCCGGTCGAAGGCCTGCTCGATCTCGACAGGGTCGGGCTGATCGGGCACTCGGCCGGCGGGACGGTCATCCTGCAGAGCGCGCGGTTCTTCCCAAGCGTGAAAGCGGTGGCGGCGTACGGCACGCACACCATGGTCGCCACGATGCTCGGCTGGCCGGCCGGGACCGTGCTGCCGGCGCAGGTGGACTGCCCGGTGCTGCTGATGAACGGCGAGAACGACGGGGTCATCAACGGTTCCGCCGACCGGTACGGCGAGGACGCCGCGACCCGGCGCGACCCGATCAGCCGCACCTTCGACGAGGCGCTGCCCAACAGGGGCGGCGAGAACGTGCAGGTCACCTTCTCCGGCGCGAACCACTTCGGGATCGTGCACCCGGTCGACGACACCGCTGCCCGCGCGTTCCTCGACCTCGAAGCCACCACCGACCCGGCCGCGACCCGGGCGGCACTCGCCGAGGTCACCGCGGCGTTCCTCGACACCCATCTGCGTGGCGCCACCGGCGACGCGCTCGACAAGGCCCTTCAGCACCCGGACATCGCCGGGATACGGCGGAGGTAA
- a CDS encoding Dabb family protein → MLVHVVLMKFSDAGDAAKAKVRLEELGDAVPEIRSLTAEIDELRTDVSWDLYLRTEHHDVDDLRAYQAHPAHLELGTWLRPLLSARAVVDYTT, encoded by the coding sequence ATGCTGGTTCACGTCGTTCTGATGAAGTTTTCTGATGCCGGCGATGCTGCCAAGGCCAAGGTGCGTTTGGAAGAGCTCGGCGATGCCGTTCCCGAGATCCGTTCGCTGACCGCCGAGATCGACGAGCTGCGCACCGACGTCTCGTGGGACCTCTACCTCCGCACCGAGCACCACGATGTGGATGATCTGCGCGCATACCAGGCACACCCGGCGCACCTCGAGCTGGGCACGTGGTTGCGCCCGCTGCTCAGCGCCCGCGCCGTCGTGGATTACACCACCTGA
- a CDS encoding NAD(P)/FAD-dependent oxidoreductase, with protein sequence MHEIVILGGGYTGMGAATTLAGLTRGRDDVRITVVNGSERFTERLRLHQTASGQRLADLRIPDLLAGTSAGLVTGWVTRVDTGARVVRVDDEREIHYDTLVLALGGVTDTAAVPGADENAYTLENAEALARRLDRLGSGTVAVCGTGLTGIEAATEIAEQHPGLDVLLIGRSAPGSDLGRRAKTYLDRSLARLGVRVLAGAEITKVLPDAVETTSGETIAADVILWTGGVRVPALPATAGLTVDDRGRIVTDGSLRSVSHPDVYAVGDSAAIRQKYGVMHGTCQGGIPSAVHAAYSIARELDGREPKRFRFGYVHLPISLGRRDAVIQFSRPDGSPKRLALTGRAAVWYKETVSSSPWPSFQRLLKTPAVGLFSWRRGGRYTR encoded by the coding sequence ATGCACGAGATCGTGATTCTGGGCGGTGGCTACACCGGGATGGGCGCGGCGACCACGCTTGCCGGCCTGACCAGGGGCCGCGACGACGTACGGATCACCGTAGTCAACGGCAGTGAACGGTTCACCGAGCGGCTCCGGCTGCACCAGACGGCTTCCGGGCAGCGGCTCGCCGACCTGCGCATCCCGGATCTGCTGGCCGGGACCAGCGCCGGGCTGGTGACCGGTTGGGTGACGCGGGTCGACACCGGGGCGCGGGTGGTCCGGGTGGACGACGAGCGGGAGATCCACTACGACACGCTGGTCTTAGCGCTCGGCGGCGTCACGGACACCGCCGCTGTTCCGGGGGCGGACGAGAACGCGTACACCCTGGAGAACGCGGAAGCGCTCGCCCGGCGGCTGGACCGTCTGGGCAGCGGGACCGTGGCGGTCTGCGGCACCGGGCTGACCGGGATCGAGGCCGCCACCGAGATCGCCGAGCAGCACCCGGGCCTGGACGTGCTGCTGATCGGCCGCAGCGCGCCCGGCTCGGACCTGGGCCGGCGCGCCAAGACCTATCTGGACCGGTCGCTGGCCCGGCTGGGGGTACGCGTGCTCGCCGGCGCCGAGATCACCAAGGTGCTGCCGGACGCCGTCGAGACGACCTCCGGCGAGACGATCGCGGCCGACGTGATCCTGTGGACCGGCGGCGTACGCGTCCCGGCGCTGCCCGCCACGGCCGGCCTCACCGTCGACGACAGGGGCCGGATCGTCACGGACGGCTCGCTGCGCTCGGTATCGCACCCCGACGTCTACGCGGTCGGCGACTCCGCCGCGATCCGCCAGAAGTACGGCGTCATGCACGGCACCTGCCAGGGCGGCATACCGAGCGCGGTGCACGCGGCCTACTCGATCGCGCGGGAACTCGACGGGCGGGAGCCGAAGCGGTTCCGGTTCGGGTACGTGCACCTGCCGATCAGCCTGGGCCGGCGGGACGCGGTCATCCAGTTCAGCCGGCCGGACGGCAGCCCCAAACGGCTGGCGCTCACCGGGCGGGCGGCGGTCTGGTACAAGGAGACGGTGAGTTCCTCGCCGTGGCCGTCGTTCCAGCGCCTCCTCAAGACCCCGGCAGTGGGCCTGTTCTCGTGGCGGCGGGGCGGCCGGTACACCCGATGA
- a CDS encoding FAD-dependent oxidoreductase: MNRILVAGAGPVGLTAALALARRGHRVTVLEAGDGLAAESRASTFHPPTLEMLDDLGVGAELQERGLISPAFAYRDRRAGLVAMLDLAVLAGDTRYPYRVQCEQSKLTPILLDHLMRHDGCEVRFSWPVADVISDLDKTTAVCADGRRESGDWLIGADGAHSAVRRAAGVTFDGITYPERFLVASVDEELTGWLDDLAAVNYVFDPVEWCVLLRTPDHWRVLLPTPSDTPDADEYARLDARLRGVHDPGRPWRIAHASMYRVHQRVATSFRTGRVLLAGDAAHVNNPLGGLGMNSGIHDAVAYAAALDSGDDAAVWTAAADRRRIALEYVQSVSHQNYERLRATDPDAREAHLNSLRAIAADPAKARASLLRSSMIASLRPVPA; encoded by the coding sequence GTGAACCGCATCCTGGTGGCCGGCGCCGGACCGGTCGGACTCACCGCAGCACTCGCCCTGGCCCGGCGCGGGCATCGCGTGACCGTGCTGGAGGCCGGCGACGGGCTGGCCGCCGAGTCGCGTGCCTCGACGTTCCATCCGCCCACCCTGGAGATGCTCGACGATCTCGGGGTCGGCGCGGAGCTGCAGGAACGTGGGCTGATCTCGCCGGCCTTCGCCTACCGGGACCGGCGTGCGGGCCTGGTCGCGATGCTGGATCTGGCGGTGCTCGCCGGGGACACCCGGTATCCGTACCGGGTGCAGTGCGAGCAGTCCAAGCTCACGCCGATCCTGCTCGATCACCTGATGCGGCACGACGGCTGCGAGGTCCGGTTCTCCTGGCCGGTAGCGGACGTTATATCCGATTTAGATAAGACGACCGCGGTCTGTGCCGACGGGCGAAGGGAATCCGGCGACTGGCTTATCGGGGCGGACGGCGCGCACTCGGCCGTACGGCGGGCCGCCGGGGTGACGTTCGACGGCATCACCTATCCGGAGCGGTTCCTGGTGGCGTCGGTGGACGAGGAACTGACCGGGTGGCTGGACGACCTGGCCGCGGTGAACTACGTCTTCGACCCGGTCGAGTGGTGTGTGCTCCTGCGCACCCCGGACCACTGGCGGGTGCTGCTGCCGACGCCGTCGGACACGCCGGACGCCGACGAGTACGCCCGCCTGGACGCCCGGCTGCGCGGCGTGCACGACCCGGGCCGGCCGTGGCGGATCGCGCACGCCAGCATGTACCGGGTCCACCAGCGGGTCGCCACCTCGTTCCGGACCGGGCGGGTCCTGCTGGCCGGGGACGCGGCGCACGTCAACAACCCGCTCGGCGGGCTCGGCATGAACTCCGGTATTCACGACGCGGTCGCGTACGCCGCCGCTCTTGACTCCGGTGACGACGCCGCGGTCTGGACCGCGGCGGCCGATCGCCGCCGCATCGCGCTCGAATACGTGCAGAGCGTCTCCCACCAGAACTACGAGCGGCTGCGCGCCACCGACCCGGACGCCCGTGAGGCCCACCTGAACAGCCTGCGCGCGATCGCCGCCGACCCGGCCAAGGCCCGCGCGTCACTGCTGCGCAGCTCGATGATCGCCTCGCTGCGCCCGGTCCCGGCATGA